One Solibacillus sp. R5-41 DNA segment encodes these proteins:
- a CDS encoding redox protein, which translates to MQAKKVTISCKNCGEEMTIDFNQAQFSSSLQIVNGKKHQSRTFMDNCPHCETMNTVTSENKMEWGKRKGPNIKFVMFSGLFSCLTFIVFGIVAIYFAFKGFQLVMDWFFNS; encoded by the coding sequence ATGCAGGCCAAGAAAGTTACGATTTCATGTAAAAATTGTGGTGAGGAAATGACGATTGATTTCAATCAAGCCCAGTTTTCTTCATCCCTACAAATAGTAAACGGGAAAAAGCATCAAAGTCGCACGTTTATGGATAACTGCCCACATTGCGAAACGATGAATACAGTAACGAGTGAAAATAAAATGGAGTGGGGAAAAAGAAAAGGACCGAATATAAAATTTGTTATGTTCTCAGGTCTGTTTTCCTGCTTAACGTTTATCGTATTCGGTATCGTTGCCATTTATTTTGCATTTAAAGGGTTTCAATTAGTAATGGATTGGTTTTTCAATAGTTAA
- a CDS encoding MFS transporter, with protein sequence MNEQLMHKKATYHLYTFLISKMIGSLGSGVYAFGISMYILSLTGSSLSFATNILLSILPRTIISPIAGLLGDRMPRKWLVLGGQAGVVLSVSVLLLYTHMVELSLMAIYMATFFNSIFSTFTSVSFSASIANLVDGERLQKAMSFNQLSYSLSGIGGPVFGGMLFGFASMKIFLVIFIIASIITLILESTMNFTLYKKVTNAPAEKETMLKSLKAGFAYVNKKRVIRSILWTALWLNLFFTCMNIGGGYILLTILQLEPKLIGFVEAGTAIGMLIMAIYFTTRSSVKFPLLLVKRSTLLMAILVLFAALPLLVQFSATMNFIYYFTLMFLFGALGVITNTPLGVILQTSIEEEFRGRVFGIVEMMAMSMMPIGTLIFGILYDIIPAQYILLVSGSILVMIVLTLLRRSIIEMAHPELKKQVAEQVLEVLE encoded by the coding sequence ATGAATGAACAATTAATGCATAAAAAAGCGACGTATCATTTATACACTTTCTTAATAAGTAAAATGATTGGTTCACTCGGATCAGGTGTTTATGCGTTTGGGATTAGTATGTATATTCTTTCTTTAACAGGCTCATCCTTAAGCTTCGCAACAAATATTTTACTCAGTATTTTGCCACGAACAATTATTTCACCAATTGCTGGGTTACTTGGAGACCGGATGCCTCGGAAATGGTTAGTTCTTGGAGGGCAAGCTGGGGTTGTCTTATCGGTAAGTGTATTACTCCTTTACACGCACATGGTTGAATTATCTTTAATGGCGATTTATATGGCGACATTTTTTAATAGTATTTTTAGTACGTTTACAAGTGTTTCTTTCTCAGCATCCATTGCCAATTTAGTGGATGGGGAACGCCTTCAAAAAGCAATGAGTTTTAATCAATTATCCTACTCTCTTTCAGGGATCGGCGGGCCAGTTTTTGGTGGTATGTTATTTGGATTTGCTTCAATGAAAATCTTTTTAGTTATTTTTATTATCGCTTCAATTATTACCCTTATACTGGAATCTACAATGAATTTTACATTATATAAAAAAGTGACAAATGCACCTGCTGAAAAAGAAACGATGCTTAAAAGTCTTAAAGCTGGATTTGCTTATGTCAATAAAAAGCGCGTCATTCGTTCAATATTATGGACAGCGCTATGGTTAAATTTATTCTTTACTTGTATGAATATTGGCGGTGGTTATATTTTGCTAACAATTTTACAGTTGGAACCAAAACTGATTGGTTTTGTTGAAGCAGGTACGGCAATTGGTATGCTTATAATGGCGATTTACTTTACTACACGTTCAAGTGTAAAATTTCCATTATTGCTTGTGAAACGCTCGACTTTGCTCATGGCAATATTAGTCCTTTTCGCTGCCTTACCTTTATTAGTTCAATTTTCAGCTACCATGAATTTCATATATTACTTCACCTTAATGTTTCTATTTGGTGCTCTTGGTGTTATAACGAATACGCCACTTGGGGTCATATTACAAACTTCAATTGAAGAGGAATTTCGTGGTCGCGTTTTCGGAATTGTTGAAATGATGGCCATGAGCATGATGCCTATCGGTACACTAATTTTCGGGATTTTATATGATATTATCCCAGCTCAGTACATTTTACTTGTTAGCGGGAGCATTTTAGTCATGATTGTTTTAACATTACTGCGACGTTCAATTATTGAAATGGCACACCCAGAATTAAAAAAACAAGTAGCAGAACAAGTACTTGAGGTTTTAGAATAA
- a CDS encoding MATE family efflux transporter, translating to MAKSTNDLSLFKLTWPLFLELFLFMLMGLADTFMLSAVSDDAVAGVGTANQYIQIAILLLGVIGTGASIVVSQYLGSRLIGEASKIAALSVTLNLIIGLVLSGVFLLMSDQIMQMMNLEGAVLEFAQSYLAIVGGFIFVQALITSLASVIRVQGWTKQTMFVSLGMNVVHVILNYILIFGKFGAPVLGVEGAAISSVISRILASIVFFWLLYQALEVRIKIQDYYTFTKDYITKILKIGIPSALEQVLYQTSQIILLYYVTYIGAEALSARQYAVNISMFTYLFAMAIGMGTAILVGRYVGAGEKDRAYQSVWFSVKSALIFTFVMVALVTFFREPLIGLFTDNDEIIRIGASVLLLSVLLETGRTINITIINSLRAAGDATYPVRIGIVSMIFIGLSLGYVFVFVFDLGLVGVWLAITCDEWIRAILVLIRWKSRKWERYAIIPSNNN from the coding sequence ATGGCAAAATCAACAAATGATTTAAGTTTATTTAAACTAACATGGCCTCTATTTTTAGAATTATTTCTATTTATGCTCATGGGGCTCGCAGATACTTTTATGCTTAGCGCGGTGTCAGACGATGCTGTTGCAGGTGTTGGAACGGCCAATCAATACATCCAAATAGCGATTTTATTACTAGGGGTTATTGGAACAGGTGCTTCTATTGTTGTTTCGCAATACTTAGGCTCTCGATTAATTGGGGAAGCTTCTAAAATTGCTGCTCTATCTGTGACATTAAATTTAATCATTGGATTAGTTTTAAGTGGCGTATTCCTTTTAATGTCCGATCAAATTATGCAAATGATGAATTTGGAAGGTGCCGTACTTGAATTTGCACAAAGCTATTTAGCAATTGTAGGTGGATTTATTTTTGTGCAAGCACTCATCACTTCCCTTGCGTCTGTAATTCGTGTACAAGGTTGGACGAAGCAAACGATGTTTGTTTCGCTCGGCATGAATGTCGTCCATGTAATTTTGAACTATATTTTAATTTTCGGAAAGTTCGGGGCACCTGTATTAGGCGTAGAGGGCGCAGCGATTTCCTCTGTCATTAGTCGGATATTAGCTTCAATCGTATTTTTCTGGCTGCTCTATCAGGCGTTAGAAGTTCGAATTAAAATTCAAGATTATTACACGTTCACAAAAGATTATATTACAAAAATTTTAAAAATCGGGATTCCTTCAGCACTTGAGCAAGTACTTTATCAAACAAGCCAAATTATTCTGCTTTATTATGTAACCTATATTGGGGCTGAAGCATTATCTGCTCGTCAATACGCAGTCAATATTTCAATGTTTACGTATTTATTCGCGATGGCAATTGGCATGGGAACTGCTATTTTAGTCGGACGTTACGTCGGAGCAGGTGAAAAAGATCGAGCTTATCAAAGTGTATGGTTTAGCGTGAAATCTGCACTTATTTTTACATTTGTTATGGTCGCTCTTGTCACTTTTTTCCGTGAACCGTTAATCGGTCTATTTACGGACAATGACGAAATTATTCGAATTGGTGCAAGCGTTCTTTTATTAAGTGTTTTACTGGAAACCGGAAGGACGATTAACATCACGATTATCAACTCATTACGTGCTGCTGGAGATGCCACATATCCAGTCAGAATCGGCATTGTATCGATGATTTTTATCGGTCTGTCGCTCGGCTATGTCTTTGTTTTTGTATTTGATTTAGGACTTGTAGGTGTTTGGCTAGCCATTACTTGTGACGAATGGATACGAGCAATTTTAGTTCTTATTCGTTGGAAAAGTCGTAAATGGGAACGCTATGCTATTATTCCTTCCAATAATAATTAA
- a CDS encoding homoserine dehydrogenase has product MQKNKYRIHSNALFEIAQSRAFTEKDNIEERFDETGKIKLVSDRAGADLLLFLVKTEDGLSYLVKWDDSEEFYKGFNMAWEEFLWCLDIINKPLEEAAKKAAIEAAEAAKKAAEEAALAATEEAAAEEQKSQPDEDKEDKEEVTN; this is encoded by the coding sequence ATGCAAAAGAATAAATATCGTATTCATAGTAATGCATTATTTGAAATTGCTCAAAGTCGTGCTTTTACGGAAAAAGATAATATTGAAGAACGCTTTGATGAAACTGGCAAAATTAAATTAGTAAGTGATCGTGCAGGAGCCGATCTATTGTTATTTTTAGTGAAAACAGAAGACGGACTTTCTTACTTAGTAAAATGGGATGACTCAGAGGAATTTTATAAAGGCTTCAATATGGCGTGGGAAGAATTTTTATGGTGCCTAGATATTATTAACAAACCTTTAGAGGAAGCAGCTAAAAAAGCGGCAATCGAAGCGGCAGAAGCAGCAAAAAAGGCAGCAGAAGAAGCAGCTTTAGCAGCAACTGAAGAAGCAGCAGCTGAAGAACAAAAATCACAGCCAGATGAAGATAAAGAAGATAAAGAAGAAGTAACAAATTAA
- a CDS encoding VOC family protein — translation MKLAMKYIILYVNDFEKTIHFYRDILALPIKMEQGTYVEFDTGATTLSVNTRESVKEEIGLDVPDTIVKMQTFEIGFVVEDVEGTIENLRNQGVPIIKEPAKKPWGQTVAYVADPDGHYIEICTAIE, via the coding sequence ATGAAACTTGCTATGAAATATATCATTCTTTATGTAAATGATTTCGAAAAAACAATCCATTTTTATCGCGACATTTTAGCTTTACCGATAAAAATGGAGCAAGGAACGTATGTGGAATTTGATACGGGTGCTACAACTTTATCTGTGAATACGCGAGAATCTGTCAAAGAAGAAATTGGATTAGATGTGCCCGACACTATTGTAAAAATGCAAACTTTTGAAATTGGATTTGTTGTAGAAGATGTGGAAGGGACTATCGAGAATTTACGAAATCAAGGTGTCCCAATCATTAAAGAGCCTGCGAAAAAGCCTTGGGGACAAACTGTGGCATACGTTGCAGATCCGGATGGCCATTATATTGAAATATGCACAGCCATTGAATAA